In a single window of the Streptomyces sp. NBC_00285 genome:
- a CDS encoding bifunctional DNA primase/polymerase produces the protein MREILGRRRRLLSQRNDGRPELISAALTIATEWQWPVLPGVAPDPEGRARCGCPDPECTVPGAHPFDPGLLAATTDARMVRWWWRNRPAAPIVLATGGTAPCAVSLPALPASRALAALDAKGIRLGPVVASPTRWAILVKPYSLEQLGELLYAQDHVPGSLRFHGEGGYLALPPSETGHGDIAWERAPLPGSASPWVPDVEAVVDAVVEALTRTGVSAPEL, from the coding sequence ATGCGCGAGATCCTCGGAAGGCGACGCAGGCTCCTGTCCCAGCGCAACGACGGAAGGCCTGAATTGATCAGCGCGGCCCTGACCATCGCTACGGAATGGCAGTGGCCCGTACTCCCGGGTGTGGCACCGGACCCTGAGGGCCGGGCCCGCTGCGGCTGCCCCGACCCGGAGTGCACGGTTCCCGGCGCCCACCCCTTCGACCCCGGCCTCCTCGCGGCCACCACCGACGCGCGCATGGTGCGCTGGTGGTGGAGGAACCGCCCCGCCGCGCCGATCGTCCTGGCCACCGGCGGCACGGCACCCTGCGCGGTCAGCCTGCCGGCGCTCCCGGCCTCCCGTGCTCTGGCCGCGCTCGACGCCAAGGGCATCCGCCTCGGCCCGGTGGTCGCCTCGCCGACCCGCTGGGCGATTCTCGTCAAGCCGTACTCCCTGGAGCAGCTGGGCGAACTGCTGTACGCCCAGGACCACGTCCCCGGCTCCCTCCGCTTCCACGGCGAGGGCGGCTACCTCGCCCTGCCCCCGTCGGAGACCGGGCACGGTGACATCGCATGGGAGCGGGCTCCGCTTCCCGGCTCGGCCTCCCCATGGGTCCCCGACGTCGAGGCCGTGGTGGACGCCGTGGTCGAGGCCCTCACTCGTACGGGTGTGAGCGCGCCCGAGTTGTAA
- a CDS encoding PP2C family protein-serine/threonine phosphatase, whose amino-acid sequence MLDIPLRVRVHVETLLAAQNDMGVCDAFEQYAPVGKPDDMNAPHPPKVAGIDSTVPAPAHTVAPATAATPTPSVPSPNAPGALLQDRLAGWVSDLTTLHELTERLTRTDTLTEALQELLHAGAALVGARRGLVVLEPDDGLGPDTTLGLGLARADLGHIETVPRSSMSYGRILDGLPGGDGEIAQPDLLAEEGLDPRHREVAARLGYGASYALPLSTDAAGRLGAAVWLYDEPAEPAERQRHLVGLYARFATEHLARLLEVERTRACMATMAEELLPSRLPRVAGVRLAARHRTGPRGGGDWYDALPLPDAALGLAVGSVTGSGASAIAAMGRLRASLRAYAVMEGEDPVAVLSDLELLLRLTEPARSATALFAYCEPALRKITLAGAGHCPPLLIGERRTEFVETSVSAPLGMLACWEAPSVELRAEPGETVLLYTDGLLHRTGDPTDRAFARLHSAAAGVPKRLRGDPGAIADHVLRTVLPDGRDEADSEEDVVLLAAHFE is encoded by the coding sequence ATGCTGGACATCCCCTTACGAGTGCGTGTACATGTGGAGACACTGCTAGCGGCGCAGAATGACATGGGGGTTTGCGATGCTTTTGAGCAATACGCACCGGTCGGAAAGCCGGACGACATGAACGCCCCTCACCCTCCGAAAGTGGCTGGAATCGATTCAACGGTTCCCGCACCCGCACACACTGTCGCGCCCGCGACCGCCGCCACGCCCACCCCATCGGTCCCCTCCCCGAACGCACCCGGCGCCCTGCTCCAGGACCGTCTCGCCGGCTGGGTCTCCGACCTCACGACCCTGCACGAGCTCACCGAACGCCTCACGCGCACGGACACCCTGACCGAGGCGCTGCAGGAACTGCTGCATGCGGGAGCCGCCCTGGTGGGCGCCCGGCGCGGACTCGTCGTCCTCGAACCGGACGACGGACTGGGCCCCGACACCACCCTTGGCCTGGGCCTCGCGCGAGCCGACCTCGGGCACATCGAAACCGTCCCGCGCAGCTCCATGTCGTACGGCAGGATCCTCGACGGGCTGCCCGGCGGCGACGGTGAGATCGCACAGCCCGACCTGCTCGCCGAGGAGGGCCTCGACCCGCGCCACCGCGAGGTCGCCGCCCGCCTGGGATACGGAGCCAGTTACGCGCTTCCGCTGTCCACCGACGCCGCCGGCCGCCTCGGCGCCGCCGTGTGGCTCTATGACGAACCCGCCGAACCGGCCGAGCGCCAGCGCCACCTCGTCGGCCTGTACGCCCGGTTCGCCACCGAGCACCTGGCCCGGCTCCTCGAAGTCGAGCGCACGCGCGCGTGCATGGCGACCATGGCGGAGGAGCTGCTGCCGTCCCGGCTCCCCCGCGTCGCCGGTGTGCGGCTCGCCGCCCGGCACCGCACCGGTCCGCGCGGCGGCGGCGACTGGTACGACGCGCTGCCGCTGCCGGACGCGGCACTCGGCCTCGCGGTCGGTTCGGTGACCGGCAGCGGCGCGAGCGCCATCGCCGCGATGGGACGCCTCAGAGCCTCCCTGCGGGCGTACGCCGTGATGGAGGGCGAGGACCCGGTCGCGGTCCTGTCCGACCTGGAGCTGCTTCTGCGCCTGACCGAACCGGCTCGCTCGGCCACCGCCCTGTTCGCCTACTGCGAGCCCGCGCTGCGCAAGATCACGCTGGCCGGTGCCGGGCACTGCCCGCCGCTGCTGATCGGCGAGCGGCGCACCGAGTTCGTGGAGACCTCCGTGTCCGCGCCGCTCGGCATGCTCGCCTGCTGGGAGGCGCCGAGCGTGGAGCTGCGCGCCGAACCCGGAGAGACGGTTCTGCTGTACACCGACGGGCTGCTGCACCGCACCGGCGACCCCACCGACCGCGCCTTCGCGCGCCTGCACTCGGCGGCGGCCGGAGTGCCGAAGAGGCTGCGCGGCGACCCCGGGGCGATCGCCGACCACGTCCTGCGGACCGTGCTGCCGGACGGGCGGGACGAGGCGGACTCCGAGGAGGACGTCGTCCTGCTGGCGGCTCACTTCGAGTAG
- a CDS encoding aminopeptidase P family protein, producing the protein MTVAEELSPDETAEPEEPIKKRKNGLYPGVSDELAESMKSGWADTELHDLRPIAQAAETAARRAALSARFPGERLVIPSGNLKTRSNDTEYPFRASVEYAYLTGNQTEDGVLVLEPVASGGHTGTLYLLPRSDRENGEFWLSGQGELWVGRRHSLTESEKLYGLPVSDVRELADALREATGPVRVLRGHDAGIEAALSDKVTGERDDELRVFLSEARLVKDEFEIGELQKAVDSTVRGFEDVVKVLDRAEATSERYIEGTFFLRARVEGNDVGYGTIAAAGPHACTLHWVRNDGPVRSGDLLLLDAGVETHTYYTADVTRTLPVGGRFSEIQKKIYDAVYDAQEAGIAAVQPGAKYRDFHDAAQRVLAERIVEWGLVEGPVERVLELGLQRRWTLHGTGHMLGMDVHDCAAARVESYVDGVLEAGMVLTVEPGLYFQADDLTVPEEYRGIGVRIEDDLLVTEEGNRNLSSGLPRRSDEVEAWMAGLKG; encoded by the coding sequence ATGACCGTGGCCGAAGAGCTCAGTCCGGACGAGACAGCCGAGCCCGAGGAGCCGATCAAGAAGCGGAAGAACGGACTGTACCCAGGCGTGTCCGACGAGCTGGCCGAGAGCATGAAGTCCGGTTGGGCCGACACGGAGCTGCACGACCTGCGGCCGATCGCGCAGGCCGCCGAGACCGCGGCCCGTCGTGCGGCACTGTCCGCCCGCTTCCCGGGTGAGCGGCTGGTGATCCCGTCCGGCAATCTGAAGACGCGCTCGAACGACACGGAGTATCCCTTCCGGGCGTCCGTCGAGTACGCCTACCTCACCGGCAACCAGACCGAGGACGGCGTGCTCGTCCTGGAACCGGTCGCCTCCGGCGGTCACACCGGCACGCTCTACCTCCTGCCGCGCTCCGACCGCGAGAACGGCGAGTTCTGGCTCTCCGGGCAGGGCGAGCTGTGGGTCGGCCGGCGGCACTCGCTCACCGAGTCCGAGAAGCTGTACGGCCTCCCCGTCTCCGATGTGCGTGAGCTGGCGGACGCGCTGCGCGAGGCCACCGGTCCGGTGCGGGTCCTGCGCGGCCACGACGCCGGGATCGAGGCCGCACTGAGCGACAAGGTCACCGGCGAGCGGGACGACGAGCTGCGGGTCTTCCTGTCCGAGGCGCGGCTCGTCAAGGACGAGTTCGAGATCGGGGAGCTCCAGAAGGCGGTCGACTCCACGGTTCGCGGGTTCGAGGACGTCGTGAAGGTCCTCGACAGGGCCGAGGCCACCTCCGAGCGGTACATCGAGGGCACCTTCTTCCTCCGCGCGCGCGTCGAGGGCAACGACGTCGGCTACGGCACGATCGCCGCGGCGGGGCCGCACGCCTGCACGCTGCACTGGGTGCGCAACGACGGACCGGTGCGCTCCGGTGACCTGCTGCTCCTCGACGCGGGCGTCGAGACGCACACGTACTACACCGCCGACGTGACGCGGACCCTGCCGGTCGGCGGCCGCTTCAGCGAGATCCAGAAGAAGATCTACGACGCCGTGTACGACGCCCAGGAGGCCGGGATCGCGGCCGTGCAGCCGGGCGCCAAGTACCGGGACTTCCATGACGCGGCCCAGCGGGTGCTCGCCGAGCGGATCGTGGAGTGGGGCCTCGTCGAGGGGCCCGTCGAGCGGGTGCTGGAGCTGGGGCTCCAGCGGCGGTGGACGCTGCACGGGACCGGACACATGCTCGGAATGGACGTGCACGACTGCGCGGCCGCGCGCGTGGAGTCGTACGTGGACGGCGTTCTCGAAGCCGGGATGGTGCTGACGGTCGAGCCCGGTCTGTACTTCCAGGCCGACGACCTCACCGTGCCCGAGGAGTACCGGGGCATCGGGGTGCGGATCGAGGACGACCTCCTGGTGACGGAGGAGGGGAACCGGAATCTGTCGTCCGGGCTGCCTCGGCGCTCCGATGAGGTCGAGGCGTGGATGGCGGGTCTCAAGGGTTGA
- the pdxR gene encoding MocR-like pyridoxine biosynthesis transcription factor PdxR — protein MDLHLDISSPDGRRAGLERALRDAVRGGRLAPGARLPATRRLAEEVGVSRGTVKAAYDQLIAEGYLTARQGSGTVVALLPATQDRPSESRTRTRAPRFDLRPGSPDVGAFPADTWLKAVRRAVATAPVSAYDYGDPLGRIELRTALSEYLGRARGVVAPPERILVTSGAVQGLALLTRVLEGGTVAMEDPGLPFHREVVRHGGGRVVPVPVDELGARPDDLPAADAVVVTPAHQYPTGVTLHPSRRRALTDWARARGALVVEDDYDGEFRYDRQPVGALQGMAPGQVVYLGTASKTLGPALRLGWMVLPPQLVGPLADAKLHSDHSTESIGQLALAELIRSHAYDRHVRTCRLRYRRRRDLLMERLGARWRVRGIAAGLHALVEVGDEEAVLARADAEGLAVGSLGEHWHAAGSRQGLVVGYGTPREGAYPQALEVLARVLELGQPQAPSLGLPSGPLRF, from the coding sequence GTGGACCTGCATCTCGACATCAGCTCTCCTGACGGCCGTCGTGCCGGGCTCGAGAGGGCCCTGCGCGACGCCGTTCGCGGTGGGCGGCTCGCTCCCGGTGCCCGGCTGCCCGCGACCCGGCGGCTCGCCGAGGAGGTGGGGGTGTCCCGGGGGACCGTGAAGGCGGCCTACGACCAGTTGATCGCCGAGGGGTATCTGACCGCCCGGCAGGGATCGGGGACCGTCGTCGCTCTCCTGCCCGCCACTCAGGACAGACCCTCGGAGAGCAGGACACGCACGCGTGCGCCGCGTTTCGATCTGCGGCCCGGCAGTCCGGACGTCGGGGCCTTTCCCGCTGACACCTGGCTCAAGGCCGTGCGGCGGGCCGTCGCCACCGCACCCGTCTCCGCGTACGACTACGGCGATCCCCTGGGGCGTATCGAGCTGCGGACCGCTCTGTCCGAGTACCTCGGGCGGGCCCGCGGGGTCGTCGCGCCTCCCGAACGGATCCTGGTCACCTCCGGGGCCGTGCAGGGGCTCGCGCTGCTCACGCGGGTCCTGGAGGGCGGCACCGTGGCCATGGAGGACCCCGGGCTGCCCTTCCACCGGGAAGTCGTACGGCACGGTGGCGGGCGGGTGGTGCCGGTACCGGTCGACGAGCTGGGGGCCCGCCCGGACGACTTGCCGGCCGCCGACGCCGTCGTCGTCACTCCCGCCCATCAGTACCCGACCGGCGTGACCCTGCACCCCTCACGTCGGCGCGCCCTGACCGACTGGGCACGCGCGCGTGGGGCGTTGGTCGTCGAGGACGACTACGACGGGGAGTTCCGCTACGACCGGCAGCCCGTCGGGGCCCTCCAGGGGATGGCGCCGGGACAGGTCGTCTACCTCGGGACGGCGTCCAAGACGCTCGGTCCGGCCCTGCGGCTCGGGTGGATGGTGCTGCCGCCGCAGCTCGTCGGGCCCCTCGCCGACGCCAAACTGCACAGCGACCACAGCACGGAGTCCATCGGGCAGCTCGCCCTCGCCGAGCTGATCCGCAGCCATGCCTACGACCGTCACGTGCGCACGTGCCGGCTCCGGTACCGGCGCCGCAGGGACCTGCTCATGGAGCGGCTGGGGGCGCGGTGGCGGGTGCGGGGGATCGCGGCCGGGCTGCATGCGCTGGTCGAGGTCGGCGACGAGGAGGCGGTGCTGGCCCGGGCCGACGCCGAGGGGCTCGCGGTGGGGTCGCTCGGCGAGCACTGGCATGCGGCGGGCTCTCGCCAGGGGCTCGTCGTGGGGTACGGGACGCCTCGGGAGGGGGCGTATCCGCAGGCGCTGGAGGTGCTGGCCAGGGTGCTGGAATTGGGCCAACCTCAAGCACCTTCATTGGGTCTGCCGAGTGGCCCACTGCGCTTCTAG
- a CDS encoding MFS transporter has protein sequence MTNSLVPPAGPQRVLALAQLSNSVGDGAYYVTSALYFTHVVGLDPARVGLGLTVGWAVGSVVGVPLGRLADRRGARGTAVLLALATGLAVASFLVVRDFVPFVLAACAYASAQSGLAAARQALLAGLVSAGERTGLLAHLQATLNAGLAVGAGLGGLALHAGTRAAYLGVFAVDAASFAVCAVLLLRLPSVAPRVSAVSAEKRRGSSVLRDRPYAVITLLNTVLLLRMPLLSLGIPLWIAERTAAPTWLVSALFVLNTGAVMVFQVRMARGVTGLESATRAVRRSGWVMLAACAVFALSAGASPWVAVGALVVGAVLQVVAEMGQSAGSWQLSFDLAPAERVGEYQGFFGTGVTVARTLGPLVLTTLLVEWGTPGWLLLGGVTLLASYAMGPAARRAAGRTSQRDAGRAQSAAVGCVN, from the coding sequence ATGACGAACTCACTCGTCCCGCCCGCGGGGCCGCAACGCGTTCTGGCACTCGCCCAGCTGAGCAACTCCGTCGGGGACGGCGCCTACTACGTGACGTCGGCGCTGTACTTCACGCACGTCGTCGGGCTCGACCCCGCGCGCGTGGGGCTCGGCCTGACCGTCGGCTGGGCGGTCGGGTCGGTGGTGGGGGTGCCGCTCGGGCGGCTCGCGGACCGGCGTGGGGCGCGCGGTACGGCGGTGCTGCTGGCGCTGGCCACGGGGCTGGCGGTGGCGTCCTTCCTGGTGGTCCGGGACTTCGTGCCGTTCGTCCTGGCGGCCTGCGCCTACGCCTCCGCCCAGTCCGGCCTCGCCGCCGCCCGGCAGGCACTGCTCGCGGGGCTGGTGTCCGCCGGGGAGCGGACCGGGCTGCTGGCCCACCTCCAGGCGACGCTGAACGCCGGGCTGGCCGTGGGTGCGGGGCTCGGCGGGCTCGCGCTGCACGCCGGGACGCGGGCCGCGTATCTCGGGGTGTTCGCGGTGGACGCGGCGAGTTTCGCGGTGTGCGCGGTGCTGTTGCTGAGGCTGCCGTCGGTGGCACCCCGGGTGTCCGCGGTGTCTGCGGAGAAGCGTCGCGGTTCGAGTGTGCTGCGCGACCGGCCGTACGCCGTGATCACGCTGCTGAACACCGTCCTGCTGCTGCGGATGCCCTTGCTGAGCCTGGGGATTCCGCTGTGGATCGCCGAGCGGACCGCGGCACCGACCTGGCTGGTCTCCGCGCTGTTCGTCCTCAACACCGGGGCCGTGATGGTCTTCCAGGTACGCATGGCCCGCGGTGTGACCGGGCTCGAGTCGGCCACCCGCGCGGTGCGGCGGTCCGGGTGGGTCATGCTGGCGGCCTGTGCGGTGTTCGCCCTGTCGGCGGGCGCCTCGCCGTGGGTCGCCGTGGGGGCGCTGGTCGTCGGGGCCGTGCTCCAGGTGGTGGCCGAGATGGGGCAGTCGGCGGGATCCTGGCAGCTCTCCTTCGACCTGGCTCCGGCCGAACGGGTCGGCGAGTACCAGGGGTTCTTCGGGACCGGGGTGACGGTGGCCAGGACGCTGGGGCCGCTGGTGCTGACGACGCTGCTGGTGGAGTGGGGCACGCCGGGGTGGCTGCTCCTCGGCGGGGTGACGCTGTTGGCGTCGTACGCGATGGGGCCGGCGGCCCGCCGAGCCGCCGGCCGTACCTCGCAGCGGGACGCCGGTCGGGCGCAGTCCGCGGCCGTGGGCTGCGTGAACTGA
- a CDS encoding triphosphoribosyl-dephospho-CoA synthase — protein sequence MSSREDEALALAAVDALTGQLALAPKPGLPDPRDLGVRVTSNDHCSLRWSAKALAPGLAAMAAAARRTGEPTPGLRAELGAIGRCTEHSVGLAGGGHRGALWTLGLLVAAAALDPGARSKDVAATAKKIAAHTDKRAPRRASRGSSVSAKYGAAGARGEARAGFPHVRRALDALAGARKAGADEAEARLDALLTVMSSLQDTELLYTAGPLGLRHVQAGARGVLEEGGTTTEAGREALLALDADLHTRAWSPRGSAGLLAGALFVDALPATPGQRSA from the coding sequence ATGAGCAGCCGCGAGGACGAGGCGCTGGCGCTGGCCGCCGTGGACGCGCTCACCGGGCAGCTGGCCCTGGCTCCCAAGCCGGGCCTGCCCGACCCGCGTGACCTGGGCGTCCGTGTCACGAGCAATGACCACTGTTCCCTGCGCTGGTCGGCCAAGGCGCTCGCGCCCGGCCTGGCGGCGATGGCCGCCGCCGCCCGCCGCACCGGCGAACCCACCCCCGGGCTGCGCGCGGAACTGGGAGCGATCGGCCGCTGCACCGAGCACTCGGTGGGCCTGGCCGGCGGCGGTCACCGCGGTGCCCTGTGGACCCTCGGTCTGCTGGTCGCCGCGGCCGCCCTCGACCCGGGGGCGCGGTCGAAGGACGTGGCCGCGACCGCCAAGAAGATCGCCGCGCACACCGACAAACGGGCTCCACGCCGTGCCTCCCGGGGCTCCTCGGTCTCCGCGAAGTACGGCGCCGCGGGCGCCCGGGGCGAGGCACGCGCCGGATTCCCGCACGTGCGGCGGGCGTTGGACGCCCTGGCGGGGGCCCGCAAGGCGGGCGCCGACGAGGCCGAGGCCCGCCTGGACGCCCTGCTCACCGTGATGTCCAGTCTCCAGGACACCGAACTCCTTTACACGGCGGGCCCGTTGGGGCTGCGCCATGTGCAGGCGGGCGCTCGGGGCGTCCTGGAGGAGGGGGGTACGACGACGGAGGCGGGCCGCGAGGCCCTGCTCGCCCTCGACGCCGACCTGCACACGCGCGCGTGGAGCCCCCGTGGCAGCGCGGGGCTGCTCGCGGGGGCCCTCTTCGTGGACGCGCTCCCGGCGACACCCGGCCAGCGGTCGGCCTGA